One Xyrauchen texanus isolate HMW12.3.18 chromosome 2, RBS_HiC_50CHRs, whole genome shotgun sequence genomic window carries:
- the LOC127618066 gene encoding uncharacterized protein LOC127618066 — protein sequence MRTNFLRALLILVFLKTGKSKSEVSIRHIRDEDHQNITCVLTGEENMIQINWEMQRGPNRTKLGMFHPNFGIHISYDNKKEVNIKGKSPPHPLSSLLIKLASNESVQICCAFITFPSGKLERCTNISKKDANHSMIKDFTYVQTELGLGLFGRLGAMIIGSILSLFILAILFYLCRKNNCKRGQSFEICMYPTDLPAETFAEESNDAPTPQSSPNGFDPSKLYAKIKEDLFYGRLWKSYQGQPNKAWTQGTMTDKGHVYYQLGQSLLPQRNVEGSTLGPDTPK from the exons GCAAATCAAAAAGTGAAGTATCTATCAGACACATTCGAGATGAAGATCACCAGAACATTACATGTGTCCTTACAGGGGAAGAGAATATGATTCAGATCAACTGGGAGATGCAAAGAGGCCCAAATCGCACAAAACTGGGCATGTTCCATCCAAATTTTGGGATTCACATATCGTATGATAATAAGAAGGAAGTAAATATCAAGGGTAAATCACCTCCACATCCATTATCATCCCTGCTCATTAAATTGGCCTCAAATGAGAGTGTGCAAATCTGTTGTGCGTTCATAACCTTTCCTTCGGGTAAACTGGAGCGGTGCACAAATATCAGTAAGAAAGATGCCAATCACTCCATGATAAAAG ATTTTACTTATGTACAAACAGAACTGGGACTGGGATTATTTGGACGTTTAGGTGCTATGATCATTGGCTCTATTCTTTCCCTTTTTATCTTGGCAATCCTATTCTATTTATGCAGAAAGAACAACTGTAAGAG GGGGCAGTCCTTTGAAATATGCATGTACCCAACGGACTTACCAGCCGAG ACATTTGCAGAAGAATCAAATGATGCACCAACTCCTCAAAGTTCTCCAAATGGTTTTGACCCCTCTAAACTTTATGCCAAGATTAAAGAAGACCTTTTCTACGGCCGGTTGTGGAAGTCTTACCAAGGCCAACCTAATAAGGCATGGACTCAAGGTACCATGACAGATAAGGGACATGTTTATTATCAGCTTGGACAAAGTCTTTTACCACAGAGAAATGTGGAGGGCAGCACCTTGGGGCCAGACACACCAAAATGA
- the nat16l gene encoding LOW QUALITY PROTEIN: N-acetyltransferase 16, like (The sequence of the model RefSeq protein was modified relative to this genomic sequence to represent the inferred CDS: inserted 1 base in 1 codon; deleted 1 base in 1 codon; substituted 3 bases at 3 genomic stop codons) yields the protein MATRFAHRKTCALNQQSTCAEVTTESLCVGVSDGLTFCLARPEDYDDVMAMLEDIYKGNDYLPDHYHSWLTKPARVVIIARRHTKLGSDLYWGTYPSKRRLVTPLIYPNVKTKRLTRGDDPGPEKLSXFTLFARRVIVLSLCGTSXSFDDFVSSLKAKLDMSDLSITRHPLVAVDPDALKMLLLDSDLSSRLHLPGGTIIQDWQPXKPTESKLKVLARXNLIWFVDGSSDKPLFISFHTSSYPVPFNGGSVCFNIDLNGTDASFAKKALTAHLKNWER from the exons ATGGCAACAAGATTTGCACACAGAAAGACTTGTGCTTTAAATCAGCAGTCAACCTGTGCAGAAGTAACAACAGAATCTctttgtgtgggtgtgagtgatGGCCTGACATTCTGCCTGGCCAGACCAGAGGACTATGATGACGTGATGGCTATGTTAGAAGACATATATAAGGGCAATGACTACCTTCCTGATCACTATCACTCCTGGTTGACTAAGCCAGCTAGAGTAGTAATTATAGCAAGAAGACATACAAAGCTg GGAT cagatttatactgGGGCACATACCCCAGTAAAAGGCGTCTAGTGACGCCCCTGATCTACCCTAATGTGAAGACTAAGCGCCTCACC AGAGGAGATGACCCAGGGCCTGAAAAACTGAGCTAGTTCACACTGTTCGCAAGAAGGGTAA TTGTTCTGTCTCTTTGTGGGACTTCTTAGAGTTTTGATGACTTTGTCTCAAGTCTCAAGGCAAAACTGGATATGTCAGATTTGTCCATCACCAGGCATCCTCTAGTCGCAGTGGACCCGGATGCCCTTAAAATGCTTCTCTTAGATTCAGACCTGTCCTCCAGACTTCATCTTCCAGGGGGTACTATAATCCAGGATTGGCAGC TGAAACCCACAGAGAGTAAACTTAAGGTCTTGGCAAGATGAAACTTGATATGGTTTGTGGATGGTTCCAGTGATAAACCCTTGTTTATAAGCTTTCACACATCTTCATATCCTGTTCCATTTAATGGAGGGTCTGTATGCTTTAATATTGACTTGAACGGGACAGACGCTTCCTTTGCAAAAAAAGCACTAACAGCCCACCTGAAAAATTGGGAGAGGTGA